The Harpia harpyja isolate bHarHar1 chromosome 10, bHarHar1 primary haplotype, whole genome shotgun sequence genome includes a region encoding these proteins:
- the LOC128146991 gene encoding protein alan shepard-like isoform X6, with protein MSAVERGPGAGDSGGPGTGGGPGRGPAAEPGGGRKARGRPRLTESDRARRRLESRKKYDVRRVYLGEAHGPWVDLRRRSGWSDAKLAAYLLGLERGQRAGRRGKPWEQIPKKPKRKKRRRRNVNCLRHAVIWYEDHRQRCPYEPRLAELDPSVGLYTTAVWQCERGHRYFQDLHSPLRPLSDSDGDSDDAAAPGSSSCSSGGCSSGSEATPGGAPSAPGGVAVAPPAGPGPPEGTAEGRGAALEAVVCVPLPLPLRLGAGRGALADGGPPALLQGPPLLILASPGYDALGGLQLDVGGDEVPCALLESGGAFPPPPLDSHLPKTGGGGAGGAVPPTLTPRSSQSRLPALMRAAGRSTLRSAASRITSTWCTARAGPSSAPSPAAGRGFIWPTTCADTWSSTLILSTVEAQAPSTPGSSGCGPVPVAVPVVAVPGPGVAAALPNGAPPGPPMADDSKTNLIVNYLPQSMSQEELRSLFGSLGDIESCKLVRDKVTGQSLGYGFVNYVEAGDADKAISTLNGLKLQTKTIKVSYARPSSASIRDANLYVSGLPKAMGQKEMEQLFSQYGRIITSRILVDQVTGVSRGVGFIRFDKRVEAEEAVRGLHGQKPLGAAEPITVKFANSPGQKSGGALLSLCPSARRYGALHHPPQRFRLLSPPGSTIC; from the exons ATGAGCGCGGTGGAGCGGGGCCCGGGCGCGGGGGACAGCGGCGGCCCCGGTACCGGCGGCGGTCCCGGGCGAGGCCCCGCGGCAgagccgggcggcgggcggaaggcgcgggggcggccgcggctgACGGAGTCGGaccgggcgcggcggcggctggaGTCGCGGAAGAAGTACGACGTGCGGCGGGTGTACCTGGGCGAGGCGCACGGGCCCTGGGTTGACCTGCGCCGCCGCAGCGGCTGGAGCGATGCTAAACTGGCGGCCtacctgctggggctggagcgGGGGCAGCGTGCCGGGCGGCGCGG GAAGCCGTGGGAGCAGATCCCCAAAAAGCCGAAACGGAAGAAAA GGCGGCGGCGCAACGTGAACTGCCTGCGGCATGCGGTGATCTGGTACGAGGACCACCGGCAGCGCTGCCCCTACGAGCCGCGGCTGGCGGAGCTGGACCCCTCGGTGGGGCTCTACACCACGGCCGTCTGGCAGTGCGAGCGCGGGCATCGCTACTTCCAGGACCTGCACTCGCCTTTGCGGCCCCTCAGCGACTCCGACGGGGACAGTGATGACG cagcagctcctggcagctcctcctgctcctcaggAGGCTGCAGCTCAGGCTCGGAGGCGACGCCAGGGGGTGCCCCATCAGCACCAGGGGGGGTGGCAGTGGCCCCCCCTGCAGGTCCGGGCCCCCCCGAGGGCACTGCAGAGGGGCGGGGGGCAGCACTGGAGGCTGTGGTCTGCGTGCCACTGCCGCTGCCTCTGCGGCTGGGCGCAGGGCGGGGGGCGCTGGCCGACGGGGGGCCCCCCGCCCTGCTGCAGGGGCCCCCCCTCCTCATCCTGGCCAGCCCCGGCTATGATgcgctgggggggctgcagctggaTGTGGGGGGGGACGAGGTGCCCTGTGCTCTGCTGGAGAGCGGGGgggccttccccccaccccccctggACTCCCATCTCCCTAAGACAG GCGGCGGCGGAGCAGGCGGGGCCGTGCCCCCCACCCTGACCCCGAGGAGCTCCCAGAGCCGATTGCCTGCCCTTATGCGGGCTGCGGGCAGGTCTACGTTGCGCTCAGCAGCTTCCAG AATCACGTCAACTTGGTGCACCGCAAGGGCCGGACCCAGCAGTGCCCCCAGCCCGGCTGCGGGAAGAGGTTTTATCTGGCCAACCACCTGCGCCGACACATGGTCATCCACTCTG ATCCTGAGCACGGTGGAGGCCCAggctcccagcaccccagggtCATCGGGCTGCGGCCCTGTCCCCGTGGCTGTGCCGGTGGTGGCGGTGCCAGGGCCAGGAGTGGCGGCGGCGCTGCCCAATGGggcccccccagggccccccatGGCCGATGACAGCAAAACTAACCTGATCGTCAACTACCTGCCCCAGAGCATGAGCCAGGAGGAGCTGCGGAGCCTCTTTGGCAGCCTTGGAGACATCGAGTCCTGCAAGCTCGTCCGCGACAAGGTCACCG GGCAGAGCCTGGGCTATGGCTTTGTCAACTACGTTGAGGCGGGTGACGCCGACAAGGCCATCAGCACCCTCAACGGCCTCAAGCTGCAGACCAAGACCATCAAG gtgtcCTATGCTCGGCCCAGCTCGGCCTCCATCCGTGATGCCAATCTCTACGTGAGCGGCCTCCCCAAggccatggggcagaaggagatGGAGCAGCTCTTCTCCCAGTATGGCCGCATCATCACCTCCCGCATCCTCGTCGACCAGGTCACAG GTGTCTCACGGGGGGTGGGCTTCATCCGCTTCGACAAGCGCGTGGAGGCAGAGGAGGCTGTGCGGGGCCTGCATGGGCAGAAACCACTGGGCGCCGCTGAGCCCATCACCGTCAAGTTCGCCAACAGCCCGGGCCAGAAGTCAGGGGGGgccctgctcagcctctgccccaGTGCCCGCCGCTACGGTGCCCTGCACCACCCTCCCCAGCGCTTCCG CCTCTTGTCCCCTCCAGGCTCGACAATTTGCTGA
- the LOC128146991 gene encoding ELAV-like protein 3 isoform X7: MLNWRPTCWGWSGGSVPGGAGSRGSRSPKSRNGRKDLHSPLRPLSDSDGDSDDAAAPGSSSCSSGGCSSGSEATPGGAPSAPGGVAVAPPAGPGPPEGTAEGRGAALEAVVCVPLPLPLRLGAGRGALADGGPPALLQGPPLLILASPGYDALGGLQLDVGGDEVPCALLESGGAFPPPPLDSHLPKTGGGGAGGAVPPTLTPRSSQSRLPALMRAAGRSTLRSAASRITSTWCTARAGPSSAPSPAAGRGFIWPTTCADTWSSTLILSTVEAQAPSTPGSSGCGPVPVAVPVVAVPGPGVAAALPNGAPPGPPMADDSKTNLIVNYLPQSMSQEELRSLFGSLGDIESCKLVRDKVTGQSLGYGFVNYVEAGDADKAISTLNGLKLQTKTIKVSYARPSSASIRDANLYVSGLPKAMGQKEMEQLFSQYGRIITSRILVDQVTGVSRGVGFIRFDKRVEAEEAVRGLHGQKPLGAAEPITVKFANSPGQKSGGALLSLCPSARRYGALHHPPQRFRLDNLLNVAYGVKSPLSLLPRFSPLAIEAVPGLAGVGLGAPGAGWCIFVYNLAPEADESVLWQLFGPFGAVTNVKVIRDFATNKCKGFGFVTMTNYEEAAMAIASLNGYRLGDRVLQVSFKTSKQHKA; the protein is encoded by the exons ATGCTAAACTGGCGGCCtacctgctggggctggagcgGGGGCAGCGTGCCGGGCGGCGCGG GAAGCCGTGGGAGCAGATCCCCAAAAAGCCGAAACGGAAGAAAA GACCTGCACTCGCCTTTGCGGCCCCTCAGCGACTCCGACGGGGACAGTGATGACG cagcagctcctggcagctcctcctgctcctcaggAGGCTGCAGCTCAGGCTCGGAGGCGACGCCAGGGGGTGCCCCATCAGCACCAGGGGGGGTGGCAGTGGCCCCCCCTGCAGGTCCGGGCCCCCCCGAGGGCACTGCAGAGGGGCGGGGGGCAGCACTGGAGGCTGTGGTCTGCGTGCCACTGCCGCTGCCTCTGCGGCTGGGCGCAGGGCGGGGGGCGCTGGCCGACGGGGGGCCCCCCGCCCTGCTGCAGGGGCCCCCCCTCCTCATCCTGGCCAGCCCCGGCTATGATgcgctgggggggctgcagctggaTGTGGGGGGGGACGAGGTGCCCTGTGCTCTGCTGGAGAGCGGGGgggccttccccccaccccccctggACTCCCATCTCCCTAAGACAG GCGGCGGCGGAGCAGGCGGGGCCGTGCCCCCCACCCTGACCCCGAGGAGCTCCCAGAGCCGATTGCCTGCCCTTATGCGGGCTGCGGGCAGGTCTACGTTGCGCTCAGCAGCTTCCAG AATCACGTCAACTTGGTGCACCGCAAGGGCCGGACCCAGCAGTGCCCCCAGCCCGGCTGCGGGAAGAGGTTTTATCTGGCCAACCACCTGCGCCGACACATGGTCATCCACTCTG ATCCTGAGCACGGTGGAGGCCCAggctcccagcaccccagggtCATCGGGCTGCGGCCCTGTCCCCGTGGCTGTGCCGGTGGTGGCGGTGCCAGGGCCAGGAGTGGCGGCGGCGCTGCCCAATGGggcccccccagggccccccatGGCCGATGACAGCAAAACTAACCTGATCGTCAACTACCTGCCCCAGAGCATGAGCCAGGAGGAGCTGCGGAGCCTCTTTGGCAGCCTTGGAGACATCGAGTCCTGCAAGCTCGTCCGCGACAAGGTCACCG GGCAGAGCCTGGGCTATGGCTTTGTCAACTACGTTGAGGCGGGTGACGCCGACAAGGCCATCAGCACCCTCAACGGCCTCAAGCTGCAGACCAAGACCATCAAG gtgtcCTATGCTCGGCCCAGCTCGGCCTCCATCCGTGATGCCAATCTCTACGTGAGCGGCCTCCCCAAggccatggggcagaaggagatGGAGCAGCTCTTCTCCCAGTATGGCCGCATCATCACCTCCCGCATCCTCGTCGACCAGGTCACAG GTGTCTCACGGGGGGTGGGCTTCATCCGCTTCGACAAGCGCGTGGAGGCAGAGGAGGCTGTGCGGGGCCTGCATGGGCAGAAACCACTGGGCGCCGCTGAGCCCATCACCGTCAAGTTCGCCAACAGCCCGGGCCAGAAGTCAGGGGGGgccctgctcagcctctgccccaGTGCCCGCCGCTACGGTGCCCTGCACCACCCTCCCCAGCGCTTCCG GCTCGACAATTTGCTGAATGTGGCCTACGGCGTGAAGAG CCCGCTGTCACTGCTGCCCAGGTTCTCCCCGCTGGCCATCGAGGCggtgccagggctggctggggtgggCCTGGGGGCCCCCGGCGCTGGCTGGTGCATCTTCGTCTACAACCTGGCACCCGAGGCGGATGAGAGTGTCCTCTGGCAGCTCTTCGGGCCCTTTGGTGCTGTCACCAACGTCAAGGTTATCCGTGACTTCGCCACCAACAAGTGCAAGGGCTTCGGCTTCGTCACCATGACCAACTACGAGGAGGCGGCCATGGCCATCGCCAGCCTCAATGGCTACCGCCTGGGCGACCGTGTGCTCCAGGTCTCCTTCAAGACCAGCAAACAGCACAAGGCCTGA
- the LOC128146991 gene encoding ELAV-like protein 3 isoform X15, giving the protein MVTILSTVEAQAPSTPGSSGCGPVPVAVPVVAVPGPGVAAALPNGAPPGPPMADDSKTNLIVNYLPQSMSQEELRSLFGSLGDIESCKLVRDKVTGQSLGYGFVNYVEAGDADKAISTLNGLKLQTKTIKVSYARPSSASIRDANLYVSGLPKAMGQKEMEQLFSQYGRIITSRILVDQVTGVSRGVGFIRFDKRVEAEEAVRGLHGQKPLGAAEPITVKFANSPGQKSGGALLSLCPSARRYGALHHPPQRFRLDNLLNVAYGVKRFSPLAIEAVPGLAGVGLGAPGAGWCIFVYNLAPEADESVLWQLFGPFGAVTNVKVIRDFATNKCKGFGFVTMTNYEEAAMAIASLNGYRLGDRVLQVSFKTSKQHKA; this is encoded by the exons ATGGTGACG ATCCTGAGCACGGTGGAGGCCCAggctcccagcaccccagggtCATCGGGCTGCGGCCCTGTCCCCGTGGCTGTGCCGGTGGTGGCGGTGCCAGGGCCAGGAGTGGCGGCGGCGCTGCCCAATGGggcccccccagggccccccatGGCCGATGACAGCAAAACTAACCTGATCGTCAACTACCTGCCCCAGAGCATGAGCCAGGAGGAGCTGCGGAGCCTCTTTGGCAGCCTTGGAGACATCGAGTCCTGCAAGCTCGTCCGCGACAAGGTCACCG GGCAGAGCCTGGGCTATGGCTTTGTCAACTACGTTGAGGCGGGTGACGCCGACAAGGCCATCAGCACCCTCAACGGCCTCAAGCTGCAGACCAAGACCATCAAG gtgtcCTATGCTCGGCCCAGCTCGGCCTCCATCCGTGATGCCAATCTCTACGTGAGCGGCCTCCCCAAggccatggggcagaaggagatGGAGCAGCTCTTCTCCCAGTATGGCCGCATCATCACCTCCCGCATCCTCGTCGACCAGGTCACAG GTGTCTCACGGGGGGTGGGCTTCATCCGCTTCGACAAGCGCGTGGAGGCAGAGGAGGCTGTGCGGGGCCTGCATGGGCAGAAACCACTGGGCGCCGCTGAGCCCATCACCGTCAAGTTCGCCAACAGCCCGGGCCAGAAGTCAGGGGGGgccctgctcagcctctgccccaGTGCCCGCCGCTACGGTGCCCTGCACCACCCTCCCCAGCGCTTCCG GCTCGACAATTTGCTGAATGTGGCCTACGGCGTGAAGAG GTTCTCCCCGCTGGCCATCGAGGCggtgccagggctggctggggtgggCCTGGGGGCCCCCGGCGCTGGCTGGTGCATCTTCGTCTACAACCTGGCACCCGAGGCGGATGAGAGTGTCCTCTGGCAGCTCTTCGGGCCCTTTGGTGCTGTCACCAACGTCAAGGTTATCCGTGACTTCGCCACCAACAAGTGCAAGGGCTTCGGCTTCGTCACCATGACCAACTACGAGGAGGCGGCCATGGCCATCGCCAGCCTCAATGGCTACCGCCTGGGCGACCGTGTGCTCCAGGTCTCCTTCAAGACCAGCAAACAGCACAAGGCCTGA